Within Phaeodactylum tricornutum CCAP 1055/1 chromosome 15, whole genome shotgun sequence, the genomic segment aAAGTCCGAACCCTGTAGGACAATCCGCTCCAACAGGTTGATGAGCTCGCTAGGCAAGTCGGCTGCCATGAAGGCCTTGACTGTGCAGGAAACTTCGTCAGCATTGGTGCTTTCTGGAAGAGCCCATTCAACGACTTGATCGATAAGTTGACGTCGCTGAGGatcttcctcatcttctTTGCCTTCTTCCTTGTTGAGCACCTTGCCCCACAGCACCAAGTCCTGTCGCTCAACCAAGTACTGCGCCAAATCCCGGTACAGCCCATGGTCGTGACTGACTTTGATGAGCTCGTCGTCGCACTCACCGGCACCACGCTTGTAGGCGATGAAAGCCAACTGCGGATCCAACGCTTCGCAGTACGGTCCCAGGACCTTGGGATTGTAGAACATGTTGTTGAGCAGATACGCCTTGGGGTCGCGGTTGAGCGTAATGTAGATCTTTCCAAGCGCGTCGTGCGTTCCCGGTTCGGTGCTTCCAGTGGCAACACGCGCCTCGAGCCAAGGCTGCAACAAACGCAGGCGATTGCGGGTTTCGGCAATTTCCACTAGCTCGTCCACCGGACAGGCAGTTCCGACGGCCATCAATAAACGCTTGATAAAGTCCTCGTTAGCACCCAAGTCGAAAAGTTTTCCGACCACCATTGGAGTCTTCGTCGGAGACACCTTGGTAACGTATACTTCAATGTATTGCAAAAGTGAGTTCAAGTAGAGGTATTCCGTCAATTCGTCCACGAATCCGTGGCGGTCACACACGTGAATAAGCGGACGAGGATCGGGAAGCTTAGCTCCCTTGAGGTATTCCTTCACCTCTTCCGCAATGTATACGGTAGAATCGCGACAGACGCGTTCGGCTTCCTTGAATTGGCCGAGCATACACGAAGCCTGGATGTACTTGAAATGAACAAAGGGGTCCTCCGAACTATTGACAATGGCACCAAGGTAATAGTAGAGACCTTCCGTCGCGCGGTTGGATTCAAACACCTGGACCAATTGCTCCGATCCCAGCTCTTCGTGATACTTCTTCGCAACTTCAACGCAGACTTGCATGTTCTGCGGGCCGCGGCCCATCATATCCTTGAGCAACATGATCGACTGCTCACGGTTGAGCTTACCAAAATACTCGACCACAAACTCGGGGCTCATTTGGTGCGAGTTCTTAAACACACGTTTGATATCGGCAATCTCGGTGTAGTGCTCGGCGGCACGCTGCCACATCTGAGCCCGTTCACACAACTTACCCACGTGCGGGCGATCGTAGTGGGTCAACATTCCCTGCTGCATAATGGCGTCCGCAACCTGCGGAGCACCACTGAGCAAGTTGATCTCAAGCAACTTAGTCTGCAAGAAAGCATGCTCGGGCTTGTTTTCTTTCAGAGCTTCGAGCAAAAAGGCCGTCGTCTCCTGAAGACGATTGCTGCTCAAGAAGGCTTCCGCAGTAGCCTGAATGTCAATCAAAGGGACCACCGTCCGCATTCACCAGTCCCTTGGCGAGATCCAGCGCCCCCGCGGGATTGGAGAAAAGCAGCTGGTTCAACATTTGCGTGTAGTCCATTTGGAAGCCAACCGAACTAGCGTACGAAACAATCTTGTCGTATTCACCACGCTGCACAAAGCATTGAATGGCCTTGCCGTGACATTCCGCACGCAGGTACACCGACAAGGCCATGCCGGTATCGTGCGGCATGATCAAATCACCTAGCGATTCCGAGGAAGTGAGCTTGTTTTCCTTGAGCCACTTCTCCATCAGCGGGAttcgttgctgctgcaaaactGGCTTAGCGACTTCAATCGACTCTTGTTCGTTCAAGGTGCCCGTCTCCAGCAGGATGGAAAAGTATTGAAGGAGAGGTGGGACCTGGTTGGGCTGAGCGGGGATTTGCTGAAAGCGAGCAATGGTTGCGGGCGTGCGCAACGCCGAACCCGAGCCTGCCACAATACGGGCGGCTTCCGCAACGTTGCCTTGCTGCAGTAAACGCTCAAATGCACGGGCCTGCAAGTTCTCGGCACCGGGCAGGTTCAACCGTCCGGCCAACTTGAGGGCAAGATCTTCATCGTTGAGCGTGTTCAAGACGTAGGGGATTAATGCTTGGTTGTTGACCTGCAACCGGAATACTTGTCCCCGCCGGACGGTGATGCCAAAGACGGCCCCGGTGGATTCCTGTGCGACCGACAAAAAGACCGTTTCTTGGGTAACGCGGTTGCGGAAGACCGTCTTGGCAGACATGGCGTCAAAGACGTAAACATATCCCATGCGGGTCATCATGTAGGCCAACGAATCTTTCTCCACAATGGCGAGACTGACGGGAAAGTCGTTGGCTCCGTCTTGAGGGACCGGAATCTGGACGGGTTGGACTCCGTAGGGCGGCCCCGCCGTGCGTCCGACTTCGCGGACGTACAGCTTGGGTGGCTCCGGACTGTCGTGCTTCTTTTCGTGAAAGACAATGACTTGGGCGGGATCGTCGCGACCGGGAATCTTGAGGACGGCAAAGGCCGCAGCGTGACCCTGAAGTGGCTGCGAGAGttttttttcaaagttgTAGAGCTGCATACTACCGTTCACGACGCCGTTGGCACCGGGAGCAATACCTCCAAGCACACACCATTTGCCGTCCTGTGAGACTCGGTAATTGATGATTTGTGCGTTTTGGAGGGACGGATGACGATCAAAGACTTGCTGGGGAGCACTATCTCCCTCGAGGGACCAATGGTAGACCGCGGAAGCCGTCACCATGGCCAAGTTGGAGTTGGACGTCCATTTCCAGTAGACACAAGGCTCGGTGAGCTGGTGGGACTTGAGCTTTTGTCGGGTGTCGAGGTTAAAGATTTGAACGTTGACTCCCGAGCGCAGCGCCAAGATCCGTTGTTCTCCCGGGTTCATAATCGCGGCTTCCGCCTTCATGGCCTTGCGCTCCACCGCGGCGTTGTTGCGCAAGTCAATCATGGTGACCTGGGCTTCTTCTACGGCCACAATGAAACGATCACTTTCCATGGTTGTTTTTCCATGCTTGATCGCTGCCTCGGGAACTCCGAGTTGTTGCAGCTACGCAGAATAGAGCGCAAGGGAAAGCGAGGTGACGAAAGCAACGCGGGAACGAGTGAAGCGATTTTCAAAAAGTATTAAAGATCGAAAAAGCAAGCGCAGAGTGAGTCACTAATTTTCACAGATTAGACTCGAACAGCAGCACTCGAACAGCTTGGCGCAGTATTTCACATCTCCAGAGCATCCCCTCTAGATACATTTTCAATCTACGGCTAATGTAAGCCAGCGTCATTGAAACACGATCCAAAGCGTAAGCTTCGCGGCAGTACCGCGAGAACGAAAATGAGCCCAACCCTGCCGCGGGATCTCTCAGGCATCCCTCCGACACCTTTCTATCTCCCTTTTTCTCAGTTGCGAGCTTGTCGACACTCGcttccgatgatttcctcGTGACGAAGTCCGTCGAAGGACCAGGACTCTCCCAGCCGACCGTTGGGAACTCGTCCGTAGAAGTCTACGTAGAAAATGTACTAGACTGCAAAGATCCGAGAGCTACCAAATGACCACGGCAACTTACGTTCAAGGCCTCCGTAAAGGTAATAGGAGTTGCCGCCATGATGCACCGCACTGATCAGTAAGCG encodes:
- the CHC gene encoding predicted protein (clathrin heavy chain, vesicle coat protein), with protein sequence MAATPITFTEALNLQQLGVPEAAIKHGKTTMESDRFIVAVEEAQVTMIDLRNNAAVERKAMKAEAAIMNPGEQRILALRSGVNVQIFNLDTRQKLKSHQLTEPCVYWKWTSNSNLAMVTASAVYHWSLEGDSAPQQVFDRHPSLQNAQIINYRVSQDGKWCVLGGIAPGANGVVNGSMQLYNFEKKLSQPLQGHAAAFAVLKIPGRDDPAQVIVFHEKKHDSPEPPKLYVREVGRTAGPPYGVQPVQIPVPQDGANDFPVSLAIVEKDSLAYMMTRMGYVYVFDAMSAKTVFRNRVTQETVFLSVAQESTGAVFGITVRRGQVFRLQVNNQALIPYVLNTLNDEDLALKLAGRLNLPGAENLQARAFERLLQQGNVAEAARIVAGSGSALRTPATIARFQQIPAQPNQVPPLLQYFSILLETGTLNEQESIEVAKPVLQQQRIPLMEKWLKENKLTSSESLGDLIMPHDTGMALSVYLRAECHGKAIQCFVQRGEYDKIVSYASSVGFQMDYTQMLNQLLFSNPAGALDLAKGLATAEAFLSSNRLQETTAFLLEALKENKPEHAFLQTKLLEINLLSGAPQVADAIMQQGMLTHYDRPHVGKLCERAQMWQRAAEHYTEIADIKRVFKNSHQMSPEFVVEYFGKLNREQSIMLLKDMMGRGPQNMQVCVEVAKKYHEELGSEQLVQVFESNRATEGLYYYLGAIVNSSEDPFVHFKYIQASCMLGQFKEAERVCRDSTVYIAEEVKEYLKGAKLPDPRPLIHVCDRHGFVDELTEYLYLNSLLQYIEVYVTKVSPTKTPMVVGKLFDLGANEDFIKRLLMAVGTACPVDELVEIAETRNRLRLLQPWLEARVATGSTEPGTHDALGKIYITLNRDPKAYLLNNMFYNPKVLGPYCEALDPQLAFIAYKRGAGECDDELIKVSHDHGLYRDLAQYLVERQDLVLWGKVLNKEEGKEDEEDPQRRQLIDQVVEWALPESTNADEVSCTVKAFMAADLPSELINLLERIVLQGSDFSDNKNLQNLLILTAIRADASRVAGYVDQLDNFDAKDIALICVSESHMLYEEGFSIYTKFSKPEFTQDKDEQVEMQVLAIGVVVDNMKDLDRAKTYATQCDEKPVWSKLGKAQLEGKFAADAIESFINADDPSEYVMVCAEANEAEIWMELIPYLKMARKTMQENLVDTELIYSYAKTNNLTELEQFVTGPNVSNIQSIGDRCFNEGLYQAAKILFISINNNSKLALCHIHLEEYREAVEAAKKANNVSTWKAVCFACLRADEFRLAATCGLEVIKYPDHLDEVVTHYSDLGHFDHLISLFEQGIGLEDAHIGIFTELGILYTKHIPEKVMDHCKVFFTKLNVSKVVRACERARMYKPAVYLYMQDKQHDNAIKTMIERAPAWENDLFLDAVTKIRNAELTYKAIAYYLSMHPNLFTRLMEVMEDTADHSRVVSQLRRTGDWALQLGQPYMKSVQKGNLSQVNEALNELYVDDEDYESLRKSIDSFNNFNMIALASKLSTHELLEFRRISAYVYRRNKKWSQSIELSKNDRMWKDCIDTANESEDAEIIEGLLRFFCETSEKECFCACLYTCFSHISPDVVLELGWVNGYHHFIMPFLIQNLRQTYSRLKKLEERTAPPKEDANAQDGIAATYGNLSGFGGGMLMLENGGGMGSPMGGPGIDMSGFGTAQQPQMGGMPNGSMPGAVPYM